A single window of Sporosarcina sp. Marseille-Q4943 DNA harbors:
- a CDS encoding glycosyltransferase yields the protein MKLLFVHSHVFKYDENNNFYSDGKLTYEMWKQRYLKYFTKMIVAGRGREIGEETLNISSGPSVEHFILPDLSKIKSRFQNLKVLKADLELLMNNTDVLIARMPSGHAYHAIKIARKLNKPYVIEVVGDVYAALWSHGNYLGKILAPISYVKYKRIIKQSSNLIYVTESYLQDKYPYKRGANTTNISNVDIKMVSEEILEKRINRINKMDVNKNVSIGLIGSYSSKYKGIDTAIRAVKNLNELGFNCTLIVLGDGNNRWLKEISKKLDIENKIVFAGSLPGGEKVFEWLDTLDLYIQPSLTEGLPRALIEAMSRGLPCVASEVGGIPELINRNFIHKPKSAKELSEKIELLLKNKTLMLNQAEKNYLRAKEYTADVLNDRRECFWVEFIDREINRK from the coding sequence ATGAAACTATTGTTTGTACATAGTCATGTATTTAAATACGATGAAAACAATAACTTTTATTCAGATGGTAAATTGACATATGAAATGTGGAAACAAAGATATTTAAAATACTTTACTAAAATGATAGTTGCGGGAAGGGGAAGAGAAATAGGAGAGGAAACTTTAAATATATCTAGTGGTCCGAGTGTAGAACATTTCATATTACCGGACTTGTCAAAAATTAAGAGTAGATTTCAGAATCTGAAAGTTCTAAAGGCTGACTTGGAATTATTAATGAATAATACAGATGTGTTAATAGCTAGAATGCCAAGTGGACATGCATATCACGCAATAAAAATAGCACGAAAGTTAAATAAACCTTATGTAATAGAAGTTGTAGGAGATGTTTATGCTGCTTTATGGAGTCATGGAAATTATTTAGGGAAAATATTGGCCCCCATCAGTTATGTTAAATACAAGAGAATTATAAAACAGTCATCAAACCTCATTTACGTAACAGAAAGTTATTTACAAGATAAGTACCCATATAAACGAGGAGCTAATACAACGAACATTTCTAATGTAGATATCAAAATGGTTTCTGAAGAAATCCTTGAAAAAAGAATAAATCGAATAAATAAAATGGATGTAAATAAAAACGTCAGTATTGGACTGATAGGGTCATATTCTTCAAAATATAAAGGGATAGATACAGCAATAAGAGCAGTTAAGAATTTAAATGAACTGGGTTTTAATTGCACACTGATTGTGCTTGGGGATGGTAACAACAGATGGTTAAAAGAGATTTCTAAAAAACTTGATATTGAAAATAAAATTGTTTTTGCAGGTAGTTTACCAGGAGGAGAAAAAGTTTTTGAATGGTTAGATACTTTGGATTTATACATTCAGCCTAGCTTAACTGAAGGATTGCCAAGAGCATTAATTGAAGCAATGAGTCGCGGTCTTCCTTGTGTTGCTTCTGAAGTAGGTGGCATACCTGAATTAATTAATAGAAATTTTATTCATAAGCCTAAATCTGCAAAAGAATTAAGTGAAAAGATTGAGCTCTTATTGAAAAACAAAACCCTCATGCTCAATCAAGCAGAGAAGAATTATTTGAGAGCCAAAGAATATACTGCGGACGTATTAAATGACAGAAGAGAGTGTTTTTGGGTTGAATTTATTGATAGGGAGATAAACAGAAAATGA